A window of Castanea sativa cultivar Marrone di Chiusa Pesio chromosome 1, ASM4071231v1 contains these coding sequences:
- the LOC142636669 gene encoding pre-mRNA-splicing factor CLF1-like, with product MFKKYIDIELQLGNIDRGRKLYKKYLEWAPENCYAWSKYAELERSLCETEQARAIFELAIAQPALDMPELLWKAYIDFEISEGEFERTRELYKKLLDKTKHLKVWISYAKFEASAMEEDAKGSDLVEDDLQEDLHEKKKQCIQHARRFFEKAINYYRISTPELKEERAMLLEEWLNMESSFGELGDISLVQAKLPKKLKKRRQMVSLLGVLCLCFGKDVFYKSDKMNNN from the exons ATGTTCAAGAAGTATATTGATATAGAGCTTCAGCTTGGAAATATAGACCGTGGCCGAAAACTTTATAAGAAGTATTTGGAGTGGGCGCCTGAAAATTGTTATGCATGGAGCAAGTATGCAGAATTAGAGAGATCTTTGTGTGAGACCGAGCAAGCTAGGGCGATCTTTGAGCTTGCAATTGCCCAACCAGCACTGGATATGCCAGAGTTATTGTGGAAG GCATACATTGATTTTGAAATATCAGAGGGTGAATTTGAAAGGACTAGAGAGCTCTATAAGAAGCTTCTGGACAAAACTAAGCACTTGAAGGTCTGGATAAGCTATGCAAAGTTTGAGGCGTCTGCCATGGAGGAGGATGCGAAGGGTTCAGACTTGGTAGAAGATGATCTCCAAGAGGATCTtcatgaaaaaaagaagcaatgcATTCAACATGCTAGAA GGTTTTTTGAGAAAGCTATTAACTACTACAGAATATCTACACCTGAGTTAAAAGAGGAAAGAGCGATGCTACTGGAAGAGTGGCTGAACATGGAGAGCAGTTTTGGGGAGCTTGGTGATATTAGTTTAGTCCAAGCTAAGCTACCAAAGAAGCTGAAAAAGAGAAGGCAGATGGTGTCGTTGTTGGGTGTGCTATGCTTATGTTTTGGAAAGGATGTGTTTTACAAGAGTGACAAGATGAACAACAATTAG